One genomic region from Leptolyngbyaceae cyanobacterium JSC-12 encodes:
- a CDS encoding urea ABC transporter, ATP-binding protein UrtE (IMG reference gene:2510094111~PFAM: ABC transporter~TIGRFAM: urea ABC transporter, ATP-binding protein UrtE), giving the protein MKESIPLLELSDVTVAYDQTPVLFGINMAINKGEIACLLGRNGVGKTTLLRTVIGLTKVMSGGIVFDADEITKVPTYKRARYGIAYIPQGREIIPYLSVLENLKLGMTANKQKLRKIPDEIFEFFPMLKQHLSRQGGLLSGGQQQQLAIARGLLSNPQIMLLDEPTEGIQPSIVQEIEATLKRINREKGITILVVEQKIDFARQLAQKFFMMQKGAIVASGSTDELTDSLVHRYLAV; this is encoded by the coding sequence GTGAAAGAATCGATACCGCTGCTTGAATTATCCGATGTTACCGTTGCCTATGACCAGACTCCGGTGTTGTTTGGCATTAATATGGCAATTAACAAGGGTGAAATTGCCTGTCTATTAGGACGTAACGGTGTTGGGAAAACAACGCTTCTTCGGACTGTGATTGGGCTGACGAAGGTCATGTCTGGCGGAATTGTATTTGATGCAGATGAGATTACAAAAGTACCGACCTATAAACGGGCACGGTACGGCATTGCTTACATTCCTCAGGGACGTGAGATCATTCCTTATTTGTCAGTTTTAGAAAATCTGAAATTGGGAATGACTGCGAATAAACAAAAGTTGCGAAAGATTCCAGATGAAATTTTTGAGTTCTTTCCTATGCTAAAGCAACACCTCAGTCGGCAGGGGGGGTTGTTGAGCGGTGGACAGCAGCAACAATTGGCGATCGCACGAGGACTCTTATCTAATCCACAAATCATGTTGTTAGATGAACCCACTGAAGGAATTCAACCTTCAATTGTGCAAGAGATTGAAGCAACCCTAAAACGTATCAATCGAGAAAAAGGAATCACCATCTTAGTGGTTGAACAAAAGATCGATTTTGCTCGGCAGCTTGCTCAGAAGTTCTTCATGATGCAGAAGGGTGCGATCGTTGCCAGCGGCAGCACCGATGAGTTAACCGATTCGCTAGTACATCGCTATCTTGCTGTTTAG